Proteins co-encoded in one Candidatus Binatia bacterium genomic window:
- the ftsH gene encoding ATP-dependent zinc metalloprotease FtsH: MSQFSRNVALWLVLGLMFLLLFNLFNKQQVKEPEIIFSDFMAAAEKGDVTEVTIQGKNIRGKYHNGERFKTYAPEDPDLVKVLREKGVKIAAKPEEGDPWYVVLFVQWFPMLLLIGVWIFFMRQMQVGGGKAMSFGKSRAKLLSENTHKVTFNDVSGIDEAKEELEEIIAFLKDPKKFTKLGGRIPKGVLLVGAPGTGKTLLARAIAGEAGVPFFSISGSDFVEMFVGVGASRVRDLFVQGKKNAPCIIFIDEIDAVGRHRGAGLGGGHDEREQTLNQLLVEMDGFETNEGVILIAATNRPDVLDPALLRAGRFDRRVVVNRPDVKGREGILRVHTRRVPLAEDVDLALLARGTPGFAGADLENLVNEAALLAARRDKDRVFHSDFEIAKDKVMMGAERKSLIMTQEERRNTAYHEAGHALVAKLLPGTDPVHKVSIIPRGMALGVTQQVPTDDRHSYTKDYLSDSLTIRFGGRAAEELILGHITTGAADDIEKATDWARKMVCEWGMSEKLGPMTFGKKEGEIFLGRDFSQLQDYSEHTAVEIDSEVRRIIQESYQQAKDLLATNVEILHKIAEALLEKEVLDGAEIEEILRLCRGGNSAPPLTVASGSDVRA, encoded by the coding sequence GTGAGTCAATTCTCAAGAAATGTTGCGCTGTGGTTGGTCCTCGGACTGATGTTTCTCTTGCTCTTCAACCTGTTCAACAAGCAGCAGGTGAAGGAGCCGGAGATCATTTTCAGCGATTTCATGGCCGCCGCAGAGAAGGGTGACGTGACCGAGGTCACCATTCAGGGCAAGAACATCCGCGGCAAATATCACAATGGCGAGCGCTTCAAGACCTATGCTCCCGAAGACCCGGATCTGGTGAAGGTCTTGCGCGAGAAAGGGGTCAAGATCGCTGCCAAACCCGAAGAGGGAGATCCGTGGTACGTGGTCCTCTTCGTGCAGTGGTTCCCCATGCTGTTGCTGATTGGCGTATGGATCTTCTTCATGCGCCAGATGCAAGTCGGCGGCGGCAAGGCCATGTCGTTCGGCAAGAGCCGGGCGAAGCTGCTCAGCGAGAACACGCACAAGGTCACGTTCAACGATGTCTCAGGCATCGATGAAGCCAAGGAAGAGCTGGAAGAGATCATCGCTTTTTTGAAGGACCCGAAGAAATTCACCAAATTGGGCGGCCGTATCCCCAAGGGCGTGCTGCTGGTCGGAGCGCCGGGTACCGGCAAGACGCTGCTGGCACGCGCCATTGCCGGGGAAGCCGGCGTGCCGTTCTTTTCGATCAGTGGCTCGGATTTCGTCGAGATGTTCGTCGGTGTCGGAGCATCCCGCGTCCGCGACCTCTTCGTCCAAGGCAAGAAGAACGCTCCCTGCATCATCTTTATCGATGAGATCGATGCGGTCGGACGCCATCGGGGCGCCGGCTTGGGTGGCGGTCACGACGAACGCGAGCAGACGCTCAACCAACTCCTGGTCGAGATGGACGGCTTCGAAACCAACGAAGGCGTGATCCTGATCGCCGCCACCAACCGGCCCGACGTGCTGGATCCGGCACTGCTGCGCGCCGGGCGTTTCGATCGCCGCGTCGTCGTCAACCGGCCCGACGTGAAAGGCCGCGAGGGCATCCTGCGGGTGCACACGCGGCGGGTGCCGCTGGCCGAGGACGTCGACCTGGCCCTGCTGGCGCGCGGAACGCCGGGATTCGCCGGGGCGGACCTCGAAAACCTGGTGAACGAGGCGGCCCTGTTGGCGGCGCGGCGGGACAAGGATCGGGTATTTCATTCCGACTTCGAAATCGCCAAAGACAAGGTGATGATGGGCGCCGAGCGCAAGAGCCTGATCATGACTCAGGAAGAGCGCCGCAACACCGCGTATCACGAGGCCGGTCACGCCCTGGTCGCGAAGCTGCTGCCGGGTACCGATCCGGTGCACAAGGTGAGCATCATTCCGCGCGGCATGGCCTTGGGGGTGACGCAGCAGGTTCCCACTGACGATCGCCACTCGTACACCAAGGACTACCTCAGCGACAGTCTGACCATCCGCTTCGGTGGCCGGGCGGCGGAGGAGTTGATCCTCGGGCACATCACCACCGGCGCCGCGGATGATATCGAAAAGGCCACGGATTGGGCCCGCAAGATGGTCTGCGAGTGGGGCATGAGTGAGAAGCTGGGGCCGATGACCTTCGGGAAAAAGGAGGGGGAGATCTTCCTCGGCCGCGATTTCAGCCAGCTGCAGGACTACTCCGAGCATACCGCCGTGGAGATCGATTCCGAAGTGCGCCGCATCATCCAGGAGAGCTATCAGCAAGCCAAGGATCTCCTGGCCACCAATGTCGAGATCCTGCACAAGATCGCGGAGGCGTTGCTGGAAAAAGAGGTGCTGGATGGGGCAGAGATCGAAGAGATCCTTCGCCTGTGTCGTGGTGGAAACAGCGCCCCGCCTCTCACCGTCGCCAGCGGTTCAGACGTCCGCGCGTGA
- the recQ gene encoding DNA helicase RecQ, which yields MNKIAGHRTWSLEDILGVVRRYWGFGELRPMQEQAIRAGLERRDSVVVMPTGGGKSLCYQVPAELARRTDIVISPLISLMKDQVDGLRACGYPAAALYSGMPAAAVRETENEIAAGKYRLVFVAPERLLTPRFMQLIEPLQVQAFAVDEAHCISHWGHDFRPEYRRLAELKERFPHASVHAYTATATERVRLDIAEQLRLKDPTLLIGTFDRPNLVYRIVPRVDTAAQTLDVIRRHQGQAAIVYCISRKDTEGMAAALSRHGVRAAHYHAGMEADQRRRTQDAFAGEQLDVVAATVAFGMGIDRSDVRCVIHAAMPKSIEHYQQETGRAGRDGLEAECVLLYSAADAIRWESLIEKSAAEANAPSEVIAAAKELLAQVRRYCTGIVCRHRKLSEYFGQTYTAASCGACDVCLSEVEGIADGTVTAQKILSCVARSGERFGAEHIVDILLGADTERVRRWHHEQLSTYGLMKGTGRKPLTNMLYQLLDTGLLERTADERPTLRLNDASWAVMRGQQTVRLLQPKAAVAKTRVEEESWEGVDSGLFDSLRNLRRQVAQERSVPPYVVFSDATLRDMARARPGSPAAFINVRGIGQRKLADLGSRFLAHIAEYCRTHELPLDAAIGSHPRRVVEAPNEKQQAAFEMFGKGCSIQQVMTALDRAESTTWGYLTDFAATARPKNLDPWIDQRTYRAVAQAIDDVGSAYLKPIYDHLAGRVPYNHIRLVVAHVKKD from the coding sequence ATGAACAAGATTGCAGGGCATCGCACTTGGTCACTTGAGGACATCCTCGGGGTGGTTCGCCGCTATTGGGGCTTCGGTGAGTTGCGCCCGATGCAGGAGCAAGCCATCCGGGCCGGCCTGGAGCGGCGCGATTCGGTCGTGGTGATGCCGACCGGCGGCGGCAAGTCGCTGTGCTACCAAGTGCCCGCCGAACTGGCGCGGCGCACGGACATCGTGATCTCGCCGCTCATCTCCCTGATGAAGGACCAGGTCGACGGCCTGCGCGCCTGTGGCTATCCAGCCGCGGCGCTGTACAGCGGCATGCCTGCAGCGGCTGTGCGTGAGACGGAAAACGAGATCGCCGCCGGAAAGTATCGTCTGGTGTTCGTCGCCCCGGAACGGCTGCTGACACCGCGGTTCATGCAGCTGATCGAGCCCCTGCAGGTGCAGGCGTTTGCCGTCGATGAAGCGCACTGCATCAGCCACTGGGGGCACGACTTCCGGCCGGAGTACCGCCGGCTTGCCGAGCTGAAAGAGCGCTTCCCCCACGCCAGCGTACACGCCTACACCGCCACCGCCACCGAGCGCGTGCGGCTGGACATCGCCGAGCAGTTGCGGCTGAAGGACCCTACCCTGCTTATCGGCACCTTCGATCGGCCCAACCTCGTGTATCGCATCGTGCCACGCGTAGACACCGCGGCGCAGACCCTGGACGTCATCCGCCGTCACCAGGGCCAGGCGGCGATTGTCTATTGCATCAGCCGCAAGGACACCGAGGGGATGGCGGCCGCCTTGAGCCGCCACGGCGTGCGCGCGGCGCACTACCATGCCGGCATGGAAGCCGACCAACGCCGGCGGACTCAGGACGCCTTTGCCGGCGAGCAACTGGATGTCGTCGCGGCCACCGTCGCCTTCGGCATGGGCATCGACCGCAGCGATGTGCGCTGCGTGATCCACGCCGCCATGCCCAAGTCGATCGAACACTACCAGCAAGAGACCGGCCGGGCCGGACGCGACGGTCTCGAAGCCGAGTGCGTCTTGTTGTACTCGGCAGCCGATGCCATCCGTTGGGAATCGCTGATCGAAAAGAGCGCGGCAGAGGCCAACGCACCCTCCGAGGTCATCGCCGCCGCCAAGGAGTTGCTGGCACAAGTGCGGCGCTACTGTACTGGCATCGTGTGCCGGCACCGGAAACTGTCCGAATACTTCGGCCAGACCTACACTGCCGCCAGCTGCGGCGCATGCGATGTCTGCTTGAGCGAGGTCGAAGGCATCGCCGACGGCACCGTGACGGCGCAGAAGATCCTGTCGTGCGTGGCGCGGTCGGGGGAGCGTTTCGGGGCCGAGCACATCGTGGACATCCTGCTGGGGGCCGACACCGAACGCGTGCGCCGCTGGCATCACGAGCAGCTCAGCACCTACGGCTTGATGAAGGGCACCGGCCGCAAGCCCCTCACCAACATGCTGTACCAGCTCCTCGACACGGGCCTGCTGGAACGTACGGCGGACGAGCGGCCGACCCTCCGGCTCAACGACGCTTCATGGGCGGTGATGCGCGGCCAGCAAACCGTTCGCCTGCTGCAGCCGAAGGCCGCGGTCGCCAAGACCCGCGTCGAGGAAGAGTCTTGGGAAGGAGTCGATTCGGGACTCTTCGACAGCTTGCGGAACTTGCGGCGTCAGGTAGCGCAGGAGCGCAGCGTGCCGCCGTACGTCGTCTTCAGCGACGCCACGCTGCGTGACATGGCCCGCGCCCGGCCCGGATCGCCGGCGGCGTTCATCAACGTGCGAGGGATTGGTCAGCGCAAGCTGGCCGACCTCGGCAGCCGTTTTCTGGCGCACATCGCCGAGTACTGCCGCACGCACGAGCTGCCGCTCGACGCGGCCATCGGCAGCCACCCGCGCCGGGTCGTCGAGGCACCCAACGAAAAGCAGCAAGCGGCCTTCGAGATGTTCGGCAAGGGCTGCTCTATCCAGCAGGTCATGACGGCATTGGATCGCGCCGAGAGCACCACCTGGGGCTATCTGACCGACTTCGCCGCGACGGCACGCCCAAAGAATCTCGACCCGTGGATCGACCAGCGGACCTACCGTGCCGTCGCGCAAGCAATCGACGATGTCGGCAGCGCCTACCTGAAGCCCATCTACGACCACCTCGCCGGCCGCGTGCCGTACAACCACATCCGGCTGGTGGTGGCGCATGTGAAGAAGGATTAG
- the tilS gene encoding tRNA lysidine(34) synthetase TilS: protein MLVPGDRVLVAVSGGPDSVALLGALVTLTEALGVSLCAAHLNHGLRGEESLRDQRCAEDVAQRFGVPCVVGVADALHRGSNLEARARQQRYAFLSGAAGEQRCTKIATGHTMDDQAETMLMRLLRGTGSDGLAGILAVREGSIIRPLIECSRAEVLAFLRARQLPFCEDSSNHDFRFLRNRIRHEVMPLLAAISPTARRNLAAAAEILGDEAAFLREHDARLLAVALAPDGSLAVPALVGAAAPLRARLVRAWLRERRGDLLGLSGTHFRAVVNLARGSRPNGRVRLPGGQWVVREYGCLRYPGGEELPVVETEHLLVPGSTVCLQSGWRIGAELESFGEDWRRPMDLLEAVADAAAVAVPLVVRTLRPGDRIQPLGVRGHRKLQDVMVDRKLPLQARRSCPVVELDGEIFWVPGVVRSNRALVTPATRSTVRLSAQKTGVAGT, encoded by the coding sequence ATGTTGGTTCCCGGTGACCGTGTGCTGGTGGCTGTGTCGGGCGGACCGGATTCCGTGGCGCTACTCGGTGCCTTGGTCACCTTGACCGAGGCACTCGGCGTCAGTCTGTGTGCGGCGCATCTGAACCACGGACTGCGCGGTGAGGAATCGCTGCGTGACCAACGCTGTGCCGAAGACGTGGCGCAGCGGTTCGGGGTGCCGTGCGTCGTCGGGGTCGCCGACGCGCTGCATCGCGGGTCGAACCTGGAGGCGCGGGCGCGCCAGCAACGGTACGCGTTTCTCTCCGGTGCGGCGGGGGAGCAACGCTGCACGAAGATCGCTACCGGACATACGATGGACGATCAGGCGGAGACGATGTTGATGCGCCTGCTGCGTGGGACGGGTTCGGACGGGTTGGCAGGTATCCTTGCCGTGCGGGAAGGCTCGATCATTCGTCCGCTCATCGAGTGCTCGCGGGCTGAGGTGTTGGCCTTCCTGCGCGCGCGCCAGCTGCCGTTTTGCGAGGACAGCAGCAACCACGATTTCCGTTTTCTGCGCAACCGCATTCGCCATGAGGTGATGCCGCTTCTGGCAGCGATCAGTCCGACGGCAAGACGCAACCTGGCCGCCGCGGCAGAGATTCTCGGGGACGAAGCCGCCTTTCTTCGGGAACACGATGCCCGGCTCCTGGCCGTGGCGCTTGCTCCGGACGGCTCGTTGGCGGTGCCCGCTTTGGTCGGAGCGGCGGCGCCGCTGCGGGCCCGTTTGGTGCGAGCGTGGTTGCGGGAGCGGCGTGGCGATCTGCTTGGGCTGAGCGGCACGCACTTCCGTGCTGTGGTGAATCTGGCGCGCGGTTCCCGGCCGAATGGGCGTGTGCGCTTGCCCGGCGGGCAGTGGGTCGTGAGAGAGTACGGCTGCCTCCGCTACCCCGGAGGGGAAGAGCTACCCGTGGTCGAGACGGAGCACCTGCTGGTTCCGGGCTCGACGGTGTGCCTGCAATCGGGTTGGCGGATCGGCGCCGAGTTGGAATCCTTCGGGGAGGATTGGAGGCGGCCGATGGATCTGCTGGAAGCGGTTGCCGATGCCGCGGCCGTGGCCGTTCCGCTGGTGGTGCGTACGCTACGCCCCGGTGATCGCATTCAGCCGCTGGGTGTGCGTGGCCATCGCAAGCTGCAGGACGTCATGGTCGACCGAAAGCTGCCGCTACAGGCTCGCCGCTCCTGCCCCGTGGTGGAACTGGACGGAGAGATCTTTTGGGTTCCCGGGGTGGTGCGGAGTAACCGCGCCCTGGTGACGCCTGCCACCCGTTCAACCGTGCGCCTGAGCGCCCAAAAAACGGGCGTTGCTGGTACATAA
- the cdaA gene encoding diadenylate cyclase CdaA has protein sequence MFELLSNFRFRDAIDIGIIAFFIYRIIDLIRGTRAVQMLFGLLVVFIAFLSSKYFDLYALNWILDNFLGSILLVIVVIFQDDIRRALTQVGTRPFFGSESGLAGQDLEEIIRAAVSLASKRIGALIVLQRDVGLNDYVEVGTRLDARVSKELITSIFLPLSPIHDGALIIHKGRIIAAGCFLPLTTNPHVSKTLGTRHRAAIGLTEETDAVVIVISEEEGAISMVREGRITRDVDAATLRSTLLRLLS, from the coding sequence ATGTTCGAGTTACTCTCCAACTTCCGCTTCCGTGACGCCATCGACATCGGGATCATTGCGTTTTTCATCTACCGCATCATCGATCTCATCCGCGGCACCCGTGCCGTGCAGATGCTCTTCGGGCTGCTGGTCGTCTTCATCGCCTTTCTCTCGTCGAAGTACTTCGATCTGTACGCCCTCAACTGGATTCTCGATAACTTCCTCGGCTCCATCCTGCTGGTGATCGTCGTCATCTTTCAGGACGACATCCGCCGCGCCCTCACGCAGGTGGGCACGCGCCCGTTTTTCGGTTCGGAGTCCGGCCTGGCGGGGCAGGATCTCGAAGAGATCATCCGCGCCGCCGTGTCCCTGGCCAGCAAGCGCATCGGTGCGCTGATCGTGCTGCAGCGCGACGTGGGGTTGAACGACTATGTCGAGGTCGGGACGCGGCTGGACGCGCGTGTCAGCAAGGAGCTCATCACCAGCATCTTCCTGCCGCTCTCCCCGATTCACGATGGGGCGCTGATCATCCATAAGGGCCGCATCATCGCGGCGGGATGCTTCCTGCCGCTGACCACCAACCCCCATGTGAGCAAGACCTTGGGCACGCGCCATCGCGCCGCGATCGGCTTGACCGAAGAGACCGACGCCGTCGTGATCGTCATCTCGGAGGAGGAAGGCGCGATTTCCATGGTGCGCGAGGGCCGCATCACGCGGGACGTTGACGCCGCCACCTTGCGGAGCACGCTGCTGAGGCTGCTGAGCTGA